The Vibrio ishigakensis genome has a window encoding:
- a CDS encoding SGNH/GDSL hydrolase family protein — protein MKLLPLKVLGLSLILSNSAFADTPNYSNFYVFGDSLSDNGNLAQVQEIKPYVDSFTNGDVAVEYLAQELGIPLVPSGYLVALAVEGAPIIGSNFAVGGARALNNPDAGAAGNVINLSTQVDVFLQSQGVVQGNQIDPAALYFVGVGGNDIRDARAIIQDSIGKSGGFFARFEAYSQLADAVEANVTEVGKLASFGAKNIVVMNAPDIGLIPESDILSQSKLSEANNFSERFQARYLPQTATHLTKFYNTQLSQGLKLLQAQFPDSNIIEFDLFALEKKLVASPVSFGFSEIDLACANIFTGGPINDPTFVCPGFLYFDEIHPTTQGHSVIAQGLLEAIQDDD, from the coding sequence ATGAAACTACTTCCACTAAAAGTACTCGGCCTTTCTTTAATTCTCAGCAATTCCGCTTTTGCAGACACGCCTAACTACAGCAATTTTTATGTGTTCGGGGATAGCCTTTCTGACAATGGTAATCTAGCGCAGGTTCAAGAAATTAAGCCTTATGTAGATAGTTTTACTAACGGTGATGTTGCTGTGGAATACCTTGCACAAGAGTTAGGTATTCCCTTAGTGCCATCAGGTTATCTTGTGGCACTCGCGGTTGAAGGTGCACCTATTATCGGAAGCAATTTTGCGGTTGGCGGGGCTCGCGCCTTGAACAACCCTGATGCAGGAGCCGCTGGTAATGTGATCAACCTTAGCACTCAAGTTGATGTGTTCTTGCAATCTCAAGGCGTTGTTCAGGGAAATCAAATAGATCCAGCTGCTCTGTATTTTGTGGGTGTAGGTGGTAATGATATTCGAGATGCTAGGGCCATCATCCAAGATAGTATTGGGAAAAGCGGTGGTTTCTTTGCTCGTTTCGAGGCCTACTCTCAACTTGCAGATGCTGTGGAAGCGAATGTTACTGAGGTTGGCAAGTTAGCCTCTTTTGGCGCAAAGAACATAGTAGTTATGAATGCTCCAGACATAGGACTAATCCCTGAATCTGACATCTTATCCCAATCAAAGCTTTCCGAAGCAAATAACTTTTCTGAGAGATTTCAGGCTAGGTATCTACCACAGACAGCAACCCACCTAACTAAATTTTACAACACTCAACTGAGCCAAGGGTTAAAGCTGTTGCAGGCACAATTCCCAGACTCAAATATCATTGAATTTGATCTATTCGCATTAGAAAAAAAACTTGTCGCGTCACCAGTGAGCTTTGGTTTTTCTGAAATCGATCTAGCGTGCGCCAACATATTTACTGGCGGTCCAATCAATGACCCTACATTTGTATGCCCAGGTTTCTTGTACTTCGATGAAATCCATCCAACAACTCAGGGACATAGTGTTATCGCGCAAGGCCTATTAGAAGCAATACAGGATGATGATTAG
- a CDS encoding YnfA family protein has protein sequence MPELKTVGLFFITAIAEILGCYLPYLWLKEDKSVWLLLPAAFFLGLFAWLLSLHPTAAGRVYAAYGGVYIFVAILWLWAVDGIKPSMWDVVGVSVSLLGMAIIMFAPRAG, from the coding sequence GTGCCAGAGTTAAAAACAGTCGGCCTATTTTTCATCACCGCAATTGCAGAGATACTAGGGTGTTATCTACCTTACCTTTGGTTAAAAGAAGATAAGTCTGTGTGGCTATTACTACCTGCGGCTTTCTTTTTGGGCTTGTTTGCTTGGCTGTTATCTCTTCACCCAACAGCCGCTGGTAGGGTTTATGCCGCCTATGGTGGCGTCTACATTTTCGTTGCTATCTTGTGGCTATGGGCCGTGGACGGCATTAAGCCAAGTATGTGGGATGTAGTAGGTGTGTCAGTGTCGCTACTTGGTATGGCGATCATCATGTTTGCGCCGAGGGCAGGTTAA
- a CDS encoding GntR family transcriptional regulator: MKYIEVYQSIRADITCGKFAAWSQLDGEHALAERFGVSRPTLRKAIEKLKQESFVHSRQGSGMFVNPPEFYQDNNLTSISERINNDAVLKNIVLEFAEVEADEILAEKFKIELGASMYHFKRMRIINNEPSIIEETWMPKAMFPSLKEQDCESSMLKFVERESGQNISHDAKTISGKVLNDKEAFLLRKETGHVCLSIHHHVYLLHSVLAQYTIETLASNELTTVSIR; the protein is encoded by the coding sequence ATGAAATATATCGAGGTTTACCAGTCAATCAGGGCTGACATCACTTGTGGCAAATTTGCAGCTTGGTCTCAGCTAGATGGTGAGCACGCCCTAGCCGAACGCTTTGGGGTAAGCCGCCCTACCCTGCGCAAAGCCATAGAGAAGCTGAAACAAGAGTCTTTTGTTCACTCAAGACAAGGCTCAGGTATGTTTGTAAACCCGCCAGAGTTTTATCAAGACAACAATCTGACCAGTATCTCGGAGCGCATTAACAATGATGCGGTATTGAAGAATATCGTGTTGGAATTTGCTGAGGTAGAGGCGGACGAAATCCTAGCCGAGAAGTTCAAGATCGAGCTTGGCGCTAGCATGTATCACTTCAAGCGCATGCGCATCATCAATAATGAGCCATCTATCATCGAAGAGACCTGGATGCCAAAGGCGATGTTCCCAAGCCTAAAGGAGCAAGATTGCGAGTCTTCGATGCTTAAATTTGTTGAACGCGAATCAGGCCAAAACATCAGCCACGACGCCAAGACCATCAGTGGTAAGGTACTTAACGACAAAGAAGCCTTCTTGCTACGCAAGGAAACAGGTCATGTGTGTCTGTCTATACATCACCATGTTTATCTACTCCACTCTGTACTGGCGCAGTATACGATTGAGACGTTGGCTTCAAATGAGCTGACTACCGTTTCTATTCGATAG
- a CDS encoding aspartate/glutamate racemase family protein, whose amino-acid sequence MKKILFGVMGNMGPEADALFQDIVAKKEIEHGALKDQDHMGMLVVKNPDIPDRSEAINEGGQDPVPEMVKSAKMLERNNAMFAVMTCNTAHYFREQVQKQTRTYIVDMLKTTVDHIKADNPESVVGILCTNGTYNSGIYDTYLEQANLVYVKPERFEQEHYVHSAIYGEVTGQKTECGQDIRHKNGIKSGEFERNAGLLALAIQPLVERGATTIILGCTELPLVRSYLQKQFPQLSFIDPMEAVADRVVAIYQRAEILIEAGYFPKVGLEPTQIHEDQDIIDYILSNTSY is encoded by the coding sequence ATGAAAAAAATTCTATTTGGAGTGATGGGCAATATGGGCCCAGAAGCTGATGCACTGTTTCAAGACATTGTGGCTAAGAAAGAAATCGAGCACGGCGCCCTCAAAGACCAAGACCATATGGGCATGTTAGTGGTGAAAAACCCTGATATTCCAGACCGCTCAGAAGCAATTAATGAGGGCGGGCAGGACCCAGTACCTGAAATGGTGAAATCTGCAAAAATGCTTGAGCGAAACAATGCTATGTTCGCGGTAATGACCTGTAATACGGCGCACTACTTCCGCGAACAGGTTCAAAAGCAAACCCGCACCTATATCGTCGATATGCTCAAAACTACGGTTGACCATATCAAGGCTGACAATCCTGAATCAGTTGTGGGTATCCTATGTACCAATGGTACCTATAACTCGGGCATCTATGACACCTATCTTGAACAAGCCAACCTTGTGTATGTTAAGCCAGAGCGTTTCGAGCAAGAGCACTATGTGCATAGCGCCATCTATGGTGAGGTAACAGGACAGAAAACCGAGTGCGGACAAGATATCCGCCACAAAAACGGCATCAAGTCTGGCGAGTTTGAGCGAAATGCGGGGCTACTTGCTCTAGCTATTCAGCCCCTTGTTGAGAGAGGCGCAACCACAATCATCTTGGGTTGTACTGAACTACCTCTAGTGCGTAGCTATCTGCAAAAGCAATTCCCACAGCTAAGCTTTATCGACCCTATGGAAGCCGTTGCCGATAGAGTGGTAGCAATCTACCAAAGAGCTGAAATTCTTATCGAAGCAGGTTACTTTCCAAAGGTTGGGTTAGAACCTACTCAAATCCATGAAGACCAAGACATCATTGATTACATCTTGAGTAATACTTCTTACTGA